A portion of the Maylandia zebra isolate NMK-2024a linkage group LG9, Mzebra_GT3a, whole genome shotgun sequence genome contains these proteins:
- the fam168b gene encoding myelin-associated neurite-outgrowth inhibitor: MNPVYSPAPTGVPFTNTKGIGYPAGFPLGYAAAAPMYTPNIYAGANPGFPNGYAQSAPFKVSCSPSTGTVPPYSSSPNPYPTAVYPVRSTYPQQNPYAQALIPSQQQGPYYTQALYAPPPHVIHHTTVVQPNGMPAAMYAPPIPPPRNNGVAMGMVAGTTMAMSAGTLLTTPSPAPVAPHPVTMPTYRPPGTPSYSYVPPQW, from the exons ATGAACCCAGTATACAGCCCTGCACCAACAGGGGTCCCCTTTACCAACACTAAGGGTATAGGTTATCCAG CTGGATTTCCTCTAGGATACGCAGCGGCTGCTCCAATGTACACTCCCAACATCTACGCAGGAGCAAACCCAGGCTTCCCTAACG GCTATGCTCAAAGTGCTCCCTTCAAAGTGTCCTGCtctcccagcacagggaccgtCCCACCGTACTCATCCTCCCCAAACCCCTACCCAACTGCTGTGTACCCTGTCAGGAGCACCTACCCCCAACAGAACCCCTATGCACAG GCACTAATACCTTCACAACAACAAGGCCCTTACTACACACAGGCTCTGTATGCTCCACCGCCTCATGTCATCCATCACACGACAGTGGTCCAGCCCAATGGGATGCCTGCAGCAATGTATGCCCCGCCTATCCCTCCTCCCCGCAACAACGGTGTCGCCATGGGCATGGTAGCCGGCACCACTATGGCCATGTCAGCTG GAACTTTGTTGACAACTCCATCACCAGCGCCCGTCGCTCCCCACCCAGTCACGATGCCCACATATCGGCCTCCTGGCACACCCAGCTACAGCTACGTGCCCCCGcagtggtga
- the fbxo45 gene encoding F-box/SPRY domain-containing protein 1, protein MSGAAGGGGGSSCLGAAAAASCSSTGSPYAAAAGGGAGVAGRLPARVLEHVFSYLELTDLMRCSLVCWHWNNILADENSEVWRSLCSRTLSDEALRSDILCNLPTYKGKLKAFQHALSSHDCSRNVYVKKNGFTLHRNPIAQSTDGARGKIGFSEGRHAWEIWWEGPLGTVAVIGIATKRAQMQCQGYVALLGSDDQSWGWNLVDNNLLHNGEVNGNFPQCNNAPKYQIGERIRVILDMDDKTLAFERGFEFLGVAFRGLPKTCLFPAVSAVYGNTEVTMVYLGKPLDG, encoded by the exons ATGTCTGGAGCGGCGGGTGGGGGAGGAGGCTCCTCCTGCTTGGGCGCAGCAGCGGCAGCCAGTTGCAGCTCCACCGGCTCTCCATATGCGGCTGCAGCCGGAGGAGGCGCAGGGGTGGCGGGGAGGCTACCAGCGAGGGTTTTGGAGCATGTTTTCTCCTACCTGGAGCTGACTGACCTGATGCGGTGTTCGCTGGTCTGCTGGCACTGGAACAATATCCTGGCGGATGAAAACAGCGAGGTGTGGCGCAGCCTCTGCAGCCGGACTCTGAGCGACGAGGCTCTGCGGTCTGACATCCTTTGTAACCTGCCCACCTACAAGGGCAAA CTCAAGGCCTTTCAGCATGCTTTGAGCTCCCACGACTGCTCCCGCAACGTTTACGTGAAGAAGAACGGCTTCACTCTGCACCGCAACCCTATTGCCCAGAGCACAGACGGCGCGCGGGGCAAAATCGGCTTTTCGGAAGGGCGACATGCCTGGGAAATCTGGTGGGAGGGCCCCCTGGGCACCGTGGCAGTGATAGGTATCGCTACGAAGCGGGCGCAGATGCAGTGCCAGGGCTACGTAGCCCTCTTGGGCAGCGATGACCAGAGCTGGGGCTGGAACCTGGTCGACAATAACCTGCTTCACAACGGAGAAGTCAACGGGAATTTCCCCCAGTGTAACAATGCACCTAAATATCAG ATCGGGGAGAGAATACGAGTGATTCTAGACATGGATGACAAGACGTTAGCCTTTGAGAGAGGTTTTGAGTTTCTCGGAGTGGCTTTCCGTGGACTGCCCAAAACCTGCCTGTTCCCTGCTGTGTCTGCAGTATACGGCAACACTGAAGTCACCATGGTGTACCTGGGAAAACCTCTGGACGGCTAG
- the nrros gene encoding transforming growth factor beta activator LRRC33, whose protein sequence is MPVHRLTPILLCLLHMWRTLTPVSSHPQHRRCQLIQQTACCNNGQLTSVPEGLPENIEELQLNYNLFETLQNASLLSYPSLTALSLACNNLSKIELNTFQDSKLLKSLNLANNSLYNSYEETSLALRKLSGLIALDLSENKLTDEMAALLLQNLTSLEYLNLSGNLLLRVDEASFRDLHQLKELDLQRNLIFEIDNAFDSSPKLQRLNLAFNYLPCLTDFHMIQLEVLNVSHNFIEWFISRQDLNDTFQLETLDLSDNKLLFFPFLPSQSNLRYLYLSHNTIKFYEHLADNDMFPNSTKTVEFYNFNKEINNVTAQLWDENLHGDISSLETLDLIGNSVEYFPKGFIQKMPTLSRLQMHTNCLRTLNLTSEQFSRSLYELDVSNNELSQISADKATLTTLGNLTYFNLSLNGLKWVPMGLFSSLQSIRSVDLSYNNIDICLSEEAEISMHTNSTCMNWKNVMSLRQLYLKGCNLKIIPNTAFAGLSLTHLELSDNPGVTIHQSIQSLSTTLQHLGLGNTHIQDIDFSHFQSLKSLNISKNFLLHLPHSLQNLNLKVLDLRDNRLSTIPSGQANALAPKLQTIFLTGNQFNCCQTEWFRTFEATNTIHMVEQSAITCKDLFLRTHRVENPQSFLCFDDGESIFWYILLFVPVFLFFTGVSIIVLLTFKPTLLQKSIKKKCLKPTSY, encoded by the exons ATGCCAGTCCACAGGCTCACACCCATCCTTCTCTGCTTGTTGCACATGTGGAGAACGCTGACGCCAGTCTCGAGTCATCCGCAGCACCGTCGATGTCAGTTG ATACAACAAACGGCTTGCTGCAATAATGGTCAGCTCACATCTGTGCCTGAAGGACTTCCAGAAAACATCGAAGAGCTTCAGCTCAACTACAACCTCTTTGAAACACTACAGAATGCCTCTCTTCTCAGTTACCCTTCACTAACCGCCCTGAGCTTAGCTTGCAACAATTTGAGTAAAATAGAATTGAACACTTTTCAAGActcaaaacttttaaaaagccTCAATCTAGCAAACAACAGTCTTTATAACAGCTACGAAGAAACCAGCCTTGCATTAAGAAAGCTATCAGGTCTTATAGCGCTAGATCTTTCTGAGAATAAGCTTACAGATGAAATGGCTGCCTTGCTTCTTCAAAATCTCACGTCACTAGAGTACCTCAATCTTTCTGGGAATCTTTTGTTGAGAGTGGATGAGGCCTCATTCAGGGATCTGCACCAGCTTAAAGAACTTGACCTACAAAGGAATTTGATTTTTGAGATTGATAATGCTTTTGACAGCAGTCCAAAGCTACAGCGACTCAACTTGGCCTTTAACTATCTGCCCTGTCTCACTGACTTCCACATGATTCAGCTGGAAGTCCTCAATGTCAGCCACAACTTCATTGAGTGGTTCATCTCAAGGCAAGACCTCAACGACACTTTCCAGCTAGAGACTCTCGATTTATCAGACAACAAactccttttctttcctttcctgcCCAGCCAGAGTAATTTAAGGTACCTTTACTTGTCTCACAACACCATTAAATTCTACGAACACTTAGCAGACAACGATATGTTCCCAAACTCAACAAAAACTGTGGAATTCTACAACTTTAACAAGGAGATCAATAATGTGACCGCTCAGTTGTGGGACGAAAACCTTCACGGTGATATATCCTCTCTAGAGACTTTAGATCTGATAGGGAACTCTGTGGAGTATTTCCCTAAAGGATTCATCCAGAAAATGCCCACCCTGTCTAGActtcaaatgcacacaaactgcCTGAGAACCTTAAATCTAACATCTGAGCAGTTCTCTCGTAGCTTGTATGAGCTGGATGTTAGCAACAATGAACTAAGCCAGATCTCAGCGGATAAAGCTACTCTGACCACTCTTGGCAATTTGACATACTTTAACCTGAGCCTGAATGGTCTTAAGTGGGTACCCATGGGATTATTTTCCTCACTGCAAAGCATCCGGTCGGTGGATCTCAGCTACAACAACATTGACATTTGCCTTTCTGAGGAAGCTGAGATCAGTATGCACACTAATTCAACTTGCATGAATTGGAAGAATGTTATGTCCCTGAGACAGCTTTACCTTAAGGGATGCAACcttaaaataattccaaacactGCATTTGCGGGGTTGTCGCTAACGCACTTGGAGCTATCCGATAACCCCGGAGTAACCATCCATCAATCAATACAAAGTCTTAGCACAACATTACAGCATCTAGGTTTAGGGAACACTCACATACAAGACATTGACTTCTCCCATTTCCAGAGTCTGAAGTCTTTAAACATTTCAAAGAACTTTCTGCTACATCTTCCCCATTCACTTCAAAACCTCAACCTGAAAGTGCTTGATCTGAGGGACAACAGACTTTCTACCATCCCCTCTGGTCAGGCTAATGCATTAGCCCCAAAGCTGCAGACTATTTTCCTCACAGGAAATCAATTCAACTGTTGCCAGACCGAATGGTTCAGGACATTTGAAGCAACAAACACCATCCACATGGTCGAACAGTCAGCCATCACATGCAAGGATCTCTTCCTAAGGACACACAGAGTGGAGAATCCACAGTCGTTTTTGTGCTTTGATGACGGGGAGTCGATCTTTTGGTACATTCTGCTGTTTGTCCccgtctttctttttttcacaggaGTCTCTATCATTGTTCTCCTCACCTTTAAGCCCACACTGCTACAAAAGTCCATCAAAAAGAAGTGTTTGAAGCCAACGTCTTACTGA